Within Topomyia yanbarensis strain Yona2022 chromosome 2, ASM3024719v1, whole genome shotgun sequence, the genomic segment TCTGGTATCGAAAGGCATTCCCGCATACGGCCTCGACGGAGACAACATAAGAACAGGTCTAAACAAAAATCTGGGGTTCTCACAGGTTGACCGCGAAGAGAATATTCGGCGGGTAGCGGAGGTGGCTAAGCTGTTCGCCGATAGCGGAGTCGTTTCGATATGTAGCTTCGTATCACCGTTTGCCGAAGATCGTGAAATGGCACGAAAAATTCACAAAGATTCCGATTTAAAGTTCTTTGAAATCTATGTGGACACTCCGTTGGAAGTTTGTGAATCCCGCGATGTGAAAGGATTGTACAAGAAAGCTCGCCAGGGAACTATCCAGGGTTTCACTGGTGTGACACAGGCATATGAGGCTCCAGAAAATCCAGATTTGGCGGTTTCAACGGAGGGAGTAACAGTGAAGCAATCAACccacaaattaataaaactacTAGAGGATGAAAATATTATTCCCGTTTTTCTAAAGGACGATGAACCAATCCCCGAGTTGTTTGTGCCAGATAGTTTGAAAGCTTCGATTGTGGAAGAAGCAAAGACACTTCCATCAATTTCGATAACGACTGTTGAGTTGCAGTGGCTTCAAGTACTGGCAGAGGGCTGGGCGCATCCTCTGAAGGGTTTCATGCGCGAGAAAGAGTATTTGCAAGCATTGCACTTCAACTGTGTGTTGAACGAAGATGAAACGATGCGAGAAAATCAATCCATTCCAATAGTATTATCGGTTAGTGAGAATGATAAGAGTAAACTTGACGGTGTCAGTGCCCTTTCGTTGTCGTACGAGGGTCGTTTAGTTGCAATTTTAAGGAAACCTGAGTTTTACTATCAACGAAAGGAAGAACGATGTGCCAGACAGTTTGGCACCGACAACGCTAATCATccgtatattaaattgatcgtAGAATCTGGTCAGTATTTAGTAGGTGGCGAAGTAGAGGTAATTGAACGAATATACTGGAATGATGGTTTGGATAGTTATCGACTGACTCCAAACGAACTAAGACAAAAGTTCCTCGAAATTGAAGCCGATGCTATATTTGCCTTTCAACTGCGCAATCCTATACATAACGGACACGCTTTGCTAATGAGTGACTGCAGACGTCAATTGTTGGAGCGAGGGTTCAAAAACCCAGTACTTTTGCTGCATCCCCTTGGCGGGTGGACCAAAGATGATGATGTACCGCTACCAGTGAGAATGGCCCAACATCAAGCCGTTCTGAACTCCGGAGTGCTGAAACGAGAGCATACCGTTTTGGCTATTTTCCCTTCGCCAATGATGTACGCCGGCCCGACAGAAGTCCAGTGGCATGCCAAAGCAAGTAAGTTattctttgaattttgtttttaactCTTATTGTAGGTTGATAAATTTATTCTGCGACCATTCTTTACAATGCTTGATACACGGGAATTCTCCTGATAATCATATCAAACCCAAAATAGCATTTAAATGAAATTGCATATCATAGTGAGACAGCAATACAAACTCTGTTGAATGCACTGATAGGCTAATCAATAACAATACAGATAATGGTGTAAACAAGTGTCAACTGGGTGGTATTTCGATATCGTCCGTGGGGCCATGTTGAGTTAGGTAAATATTGTGTCTTGCTGGTTATCACCGTTATCACCTACATTATTATCGTTACTTCCGGACGTACTTGATGTAGTAAAGTCTACAGTTTGTTTTGACTGGGTAtcagctgatttttttgttcccACTGTTGTTTTACGGTTTCAATGATCCTCTCCGAGGTTAACCCGTATTGAAATGTACGTTATCAAAACCAATCGGCAGTGGGggacatggggagacttgaccaggttttcagctaaaactgcataaatctttaaaaaagccttcaatccctcatgATTTTGtgcagaattttaattttaatttttgaaaagttacaaagttttcctgtgatcgttttttggtcaagtctccccactgcggggaggtA encodes:
- the LOC131683815 gene encoding bifunctional 3'-phosphoadenosine 5'-phosphosulfate synthase isoform X2; translation: MSEIGKDSKKQKTCLQVATNVTEQKHNVTREVRGQNLGLCRGFRGCTVWLTGLSGAGKTSIAFALEAYLVSKGIPAYGLDGDNIRTGLNKNLGFSQVDREENIRRVAEVAKLFADSGVVSICSFVSPFAEDREMARKIHKDSDLKFFEIYVDTPLEVCESRDVKGLYKKARQGTIQGFTGVTQAYEAPENPDLAVSTEGVTVKQSTHKLIKLLEDENIIPVFLKDDEPIPELFVPDSLKASIVEEAKTLPSISITTVELQWLQVLAEGWAHPLKGFMREKEYLQALHFNCVLNEDETMRENQSIPIVLSVSENDKSKLDGVSALSLSYEGRLVAILRKPEFYYQRKEERCARQFGTDNANHPYIKLIVESGQYLVGGEVEVIERIYWNDGLDSYRLTPNELRQKFLEIEADAIFAFQLRNPIHNGHALLMSDCRRQLLERGFKNPVLLLHPLGGWTKDDDVPLPVRMAQHQAVLNSGVLKREHTVLAIFPSPMMYAGPTEVQWHAKARMNAGANFYIVGRDPAGMPHPDKQMYPDGNLYDGTHGARVLKIAPGLDSIEILPFRVAAYDKSVSKMAFFEPSRKDDFDFISGTRMRMLARTGQDPPSGFMEPEAWKILAEYYQSLKASEN
- the LOC131683815 gene encoding bifunctional 3'-phosphoadenosine 5'-phosphosulfate synthase isoform X1, with the protein product MFVKRRKLANSNNNVMLNNSNYESNENHKVVKTRCSKHKDCNGGTSECLQVATNVTEQKHNVTREVRGQNLGLCRGFRGCTVWLTGLSGAGKTSIAFALEAYLVSKGIPAYGLDGDNIRTGLNKNLGFSQVDREENIRRVAEVAKLFADSGVVSICSFVSPFAEDREMARKIHKDSDLKFFEIYVDTPLEVCESRDVKGLYKKARQGTIQGFTGVTQAYEAPENPDLAVSTEGVTVKQSTHKLIKLLEDENIIPVFLKDDEPIPELFVPDSLKASIVEEAKTLPSISITTVELQWLQVLAEGWAHPLKGFMREKEYLQALHFNCVLNEDETMRENQSIPIVLSVSENDKSKLDGVSALSLSYEGRLVAILRKPEFYYQRKEERCARQFGTDNANHPYIKLIVESGQYLVGGEVEVIERIYWNDGLDSYRLTPNELRQKFLEIEADAIFAFQLRNPIHNGHALLMSDCRRQLLERGFKNPVLLLHPLGGWTKDDDVPLPVRMAQHQAVLNSGVLKREHTVLAIFPSPMMYAGPTEVQWHAKARMNAGANFYIVGRDPAGMPHPDKQMYPDGNLYDGTHGARVLKIAPGLDSIEILPFRVAAYDKSVSKMAFFEPSRKDDFDFISGTRMRMLARTGQDPPSGFMEPEAWKILAEYYQSLKASEN